acgtatatctatattgttaattttcataatatatcatatgtatattattatcaaaatctcAATTACGCTATATTACGACGTGATTGTTAAAGCCGTACCGTACCGTGTACCTACTTTACATACTAAGTACATACGaagactttatattattatcacgCTACACGTAACGTGTATGTAGGTATGTAGATAGTTAGCTTTAGATATCTATAGGGAAATGTAGCGGTTTTGCATtcgatattaattttccatctattaaatataaacatgtacataccaatatatattggtatattaattaattttaggtgACGTTTAGTCGTTGTGataacgttttatttttattatcgaaACATATGCGGCCCTGAAAAGGGcctttttattgttgttgaaaaatacataaagttaggtaggtaggtaggtaggtatatATCAGTGGATATACGACCGAACCCAACTTAACCTCCGAAACCGTAGAGGGTGCGGCCCTGGCGCTTCAGAGCGTACACGACGTCCATTGCGGTGACGGTCTTCCTCTTGGCGTGCTCCGTGTAGGTTACCGCGTCGCGGATGACGTTCTCGAGGAAAACCTTGAGAACACCGCGGGTCTCCTCGTATATGAGACCGGAGATACGTTTCACGCCACCCCTGCGCGCCAGACGTCGAATCGCAGGCTTGGTGATACCCTGGATGTTATCACGGAGCACCTTCCTGTGCCGCTTCGCGCCACCTTTTCCCAATCCCTTTCCTCCCTTACCGCGACCGGTCATTGTGAACCAGCGAGTTTCGAATTGAAAACTGAGTGAATTTAAGAATCAACCAACACTGCGTACGTGCCTCACGTACTACGTTCACTGTTCGAATGCGCTTCGCGCCGATTAACTCGcggtttatatagagaaatgCCCGAACCTCGAATATATATAAGGCGGCAGTTGTCCGAGgggtggggggggggggggtatcGGTCGGTCGGTTTGTAGAGATATTCGtcctttaatgttattttcgtTGTCGGTTacgtatgtataatatataataactacataaataatcaaaatgaaCCCTCCAAATATGTCTACAAACTACAAACGGTAAAGACGTAATacgcaaacaaaaaaatcaataaaaacaattaacaaaattattaaactcagTCAACGCAACGCAACCTTAAGTGGTGCcataaatatgtacttaaataataataaaaaatatttattattattgtgggCGTGAGGTACTTATTGTTTTCTAAGAAACAATGTAACAATAGTGTAAAATATAGACgcataatagaaaataatatatatatatatatatatatttttatttttattttgtattctatttcttttaaaacctGTTTGTTACCGGACAGACGGTGCGATTGGTCTGTTTAgtcaaaattttgtaaatcgtaaaacaattgattaataattttctatcagttcattactttttttttattttattttaaaagttttacgtTTTAATCGTTCGACACGTGATGTCTGTCTGACTGTGGCACTACTGTTGAGTGTGCACAATTAGATGCATCATTTGAATCATATGCGGCCCTGAAAAGGGCCTTTTgttgtagtaataataataataataataatatgttatgttatgtatacatattacgCAAAATTAAGCACGCTCGCCGCGAATGCGTCTCGCCAGTTGGATGTCCTTGGGCATGATCGTCACTCGCTTGGCGTGAATGGCGCACAGGTTGGTGTCCTCGAAGAGACCCACCAGATACGCCTCGCTCGCCTCCTGAAGCGCCATCACGGCGGAGCTCTGGAACCTGAGGTCGGTCTTGAAGTCCTGCGCAATCTCCCTCACCAGACGTTGGAACGGCAACTTGCGGATCAACAGCTCGGTACTCTTCTGGTAGCGACGGATCTCTCTCAGCGCGACGGTGCCGGGCCTGTAACGGTGAGGCTTCTTCACGCCGCCGGTGGCGGGAGCGCTCTTGCGGGCCGCCTTGGTGGCGAGCTGCTTTCGCGGCGCCTTACCGCCGGTGGACTTACGGGCTGTCTGCTTTGTACGTGCCATTACGACGACTGCTCGAACTCGCTCACTAACTAACTCAACTCTAAAATTATACGATCACGATCGACACGTCCGTCGCGTATCAACTGTGGTGATGATATAAACCGCGTTCACGCGCGGAGAGcgcctttatatataaaatcgaaAAGAGCTCGGGGGTAAGGACGGG
This region of Pieris brassicae chromosome 13, ilPieBrab1.1, whole genome shotgun sequence genomic DNA includes:
- the LOC123717750 gene encoding histone H4; this encodes MTGRGKGGKGLGKGGAKRHRKVLRDNIQGITKPAIRRLARRGGVKRISGLIYEETRGVLKVFLENVIRDAVTYTEHAKRKTVTAMDVVYALKRQGRTLYGFGG